CTTCTCGTAGGAGTAGCAGCTTTAGGAACTGGTTTAGGAGCTGGTGGGTCTGGGCTAGGGCACGCTGCTTGCGCCAACCTTTGCTCTATTTCTTGTTCCTGCTGCAGTGCTTTTACAAATGCTGTTTTTAACCTTtaaatacatacatcatgttaaTCATCTTAATAAGATATatcattaaatttctattttgtaaaTTCAAAGTTTACCAACCGATTAGTATGCTCTGCTTTAAGAGCCTTTTTAACATTGGTCGTTACACAATGTTCGCATATAACTCGAGGATCACGACCTGCTGGAGGTCTTTGGAAAGTTGCATGTTGCCCTCTTGGACCTTCCTTTTTACCACCAGTTACAGGCTTTTCCCATTTCCACACTGGTGTGAAATCCGTTTTACATTGAGTACACTCAAACGGTTCTGGAGGTGGTGGAATAGCTGGTTCTTTAGTGATAAAATCAACTACATGCTCCAGACCCACCAAGTATATAAATTCCGTATTAGACGGATTTGGCACGAAGTGCATCTCCGGTGGCGGAGGTTTCGGAGGCGGTATTTGTAACAAGGTCTTTTCAAGTTGTTTTCTTAAAGCCAATTTAGCAGCAGCCTGACGTTGTGCAGGTGTCTGATTATCATCCCTTGGTCTTTCCTGTGGTTTTAAAAATAAACATTAGATTTATAGAAAAAGACAAGGTCTTTAATAAATTCGATTGTAAATtctctataaaataaaatattaatgttacaagaaatacagaaacaaaaagaaaagaagagacaGGAAGGAAAATGGAAGTGTAAGTGGATTAAATATAGAAACACAAAATGCTGTGGCTGTTAGGAAGACAAAAGAAAGTCGACACGACATTTAATAAAAAGTTAGATTGACAAGAGACTAAACATATACTTTGACTAGTGGATATACCTGCTCTGAAATCACAGGTGTGCTTAAGGATGCGGTGGTTTTATTTTCTTGAGGTCCAACAAGCAGCTTTGTGTTTACAAAAACACAATTATGGTTATTTACATAGTTCACAAATAATGTAAACaagtatttgtaaaatataatatatacatataaagtataacactttgaatatttattcataaaaattctatatatatataaaataacaaatgatATTTAGTACCTTACTTACTTGATGTGCTGGAGTGGGTGTTGGATCTTTCGTGGACCTCTCAGTTCTGTCTGCAGGTGCATGATAATTTGACACATTTGGTGTCGCACTAGGTGGCCTGCCTCTAGGATGAGGTGGTTGTGGTATGACCATGTTAGGTGGCATTCCAGTACTAGAAGTAGAACTTCGTCCAACTGTGGGAGGTAATAACATTCCAGGTGGTGGTGCATGTAAACTACTGCTTCTACTGGGTGCAGGTTGTCCTCTAAGCAAAGGTGGTGGTGCCTTGCCTGTCCTATGACTGGAAACAGGTACGTTACTTCGATAATCGGACGTAAACATATGTTTTATTATACATGTATGCAACAAAATTCAAGTAGAATATTACCTATGAGGAGCTGGTTGTACTGTAACTGGTGGAGGTAATTTACTTGGTACTTTAGGGACAGCAGCAATGTTTTCTTTCAGTTGCTGAGATTGCCTTAATTTCTTCAGTAATACCAATTTCATTTCCTCAGATCTAAGTTCCTCCCTTAACTTTCTAAGCGTTCTCTCACGTTCAGCCAACTCATCCGATGATAATTCTTTTATTGGAGGCAAAGGAGGCATATCACCTAATAGATAGAAGTTTTTAATGTTATTATGTATACTTATGTAAGAAAGGAATATATTTAGGCATAGTactgaaattataaataattatactatTTTTCTAATTAACCTTCATCGCTGTCTGCATTTCCATTTACATAACCATTTATTCTACGTTCATCAGGAGTTTCTGCATAACTTATTTCAATTCTAGGTCTAAGATTACGGCGAGTTTTCCTATCATCTCCAGACTTGGGAGCCAAAATGCCTCTTGCTGCATTCTGAATATTACGTGCTTCTGGCATGTTGTTGTCCACATTAGGACTCGAAGAAAAGTGAACACCTAAATCTAATGGAACTCCTACATCACCAGAGTTAACAGTTATCGATGGAGAATTTCTCCTGCTACTGCTGCTGAAAACACACATTACTTAGTGACAAAACTGATATCATGACaaattttataatgtaataaaaaaagataaaataaaactatATACATCAAATAAAGTGTGAGGACTGCAAAGAATTTCATTTGAAAAAAGAATAATCTACTTTTATGTAAGAACTTCTATTTGACATTAGTGATAAGAACTTGTTTTCTTTAAAAGGTACGTTATCataaaatattgcaatgcaTTATTAACATCCAGTTTTCACAACTATAATGTAAAACAGTAGCCTCATTCTGTAATCAGAATGACGTAAACAACAGCAACTTAATACTGACATAGTTCTCAACCCTGTATCAATATACAACATTATAATCAACCaacacaaaatttaaaaaaaagagaggGAAAAAGTCGAAGTTTCTTTCAATTTACCTAACACTCAAGTCAACAACCGCATCCCCGTCCAAATCCATGGCTTCCATTCTTTCAAATTCAGCAACTCTACAAAAACACACAAGTGCTTATTTATAACACGATTTATGTGGTTCGTTTCGATTCGATCGATTCTGTAACAATAACGACACACACGACGAATGCGTATACACTTACAAAGTACTAGaaaaaaagaataagaaaaaaaacATTATAAAGAACAAGATGAGACTACGAAAGTAATGAGACAGAGCGTTTCATGATGCCGAAATGATTTCAAAGCTCATAGAAAAAGATTCACAGCGCGGAATAAAAATAACTGGGTTACCAAAAATTTCCGTTCGACCATTCCGTTTCATATGCACCGGAGCATCGTGGTTCTCTGCTCTTCcctctttttatttcaaaggtAAGTTGCGTCTCCGCTTGTAAAGGACGCAATCACAACACCACAGTAGAGCACCACCGGTAACGCGATTAACTTCCCGGTACTTAAAACGGTTGATAAAAAGATCGTGTTCGGTTTGCAAGGCGATCGGCCGATATCCACGGAAGCAAATGTCCTAACCTAACCTCTCGTGGTATTCAAAGACGTTCAAAGAAGGGAATATATCGGTGGTTCGAGATCGTGCACGAGGATATTGGCGCGCTTTGCTGAGGCTGCCGGCAGCACTATACACTCCGTGCCCTTGCCTTTCAATCTTTCTTTATCGAAAACTTGTATCTCGGAAGGAAGAATTCGATGGCGGTGACGAAAATCGAAGAATTGAATTTGATGCTTCGGAAGTGGCGTCTCGGCACAATGGCAGCTAAGCGTAGCGGTACAAGACTGTAGAAGGGGGAGAAGGGTGCCCAGTACTGCGAGGGGAGAGGTACGGTCGCACATTAATTATTTCTCTCCTCACCCCCCGTAGCCGGGTCTCTCTACCCCCTACCACACGAGTCAGCCACTCACCCACACGAACGGCATCGGGAACGGGCTAGAAAccaatctctctttctcttttcctccgTACTCCCTTCCCTACaaatatctctctctctctcactcgtTCCTCTCTCTCTGCGGATTTTCCCGAATTTCGTCTCCGTACTTCTCTCCCTTTCCCTCACTCCTCCCTCGCACCCTTATGCCCTACGGGAAATCGATTTTTCGACGGAGTCCCCACTGCCGGCCTTGCCGACCAGAGGGACGAAGGAGTTGCAATGTTTTTGCAACGTATTTCATATCGTCCACGCATCTCGTAATTACTATTGTATCAAGAAACCAAGCGCGACCTCTAGGTAATACGATCTATTATCTATATGTTTTATTCCACAGTTTTTGATGTGGTTCTAAACGGAGAGATATTTGATGATTGCTTCTATAAATAGGAAGGTTTTTTTTAAATGGTTGTATCTTATGCGAATGTGATTTTAGATTATCTTAATGACCAAAGAATTAACTAGTTCACGGAGTTTCTCTCGGATCTCCCGCCTTGCACACTTTCCAGATCACGTGACGGTGTAAGGATCTCTAAACTCGAGAATTTATGTCAACATGTTTCATTTACGTTTTATGACATTACTGTTTTACTAATGgggaaataataaatgaaaaataagtaATGTATAATTGCATTGAAATTTGATTTTTGTCGacaaatgtaatataattatatattttttttaatttccagTTATGAATCATTATAAAAATTGTCCATATTCTTTTCAATTGTATTTTGTTTTCATATGTTGTAATTGAAAACTATAAAACAAGTGTAATGTGTGAATTTTAAAGCGACCTACGACAATCTTTGACTTTCTTCGACTTAACCTAATAAATGTATTCCACCGTTATAATATATCGGCACACTAATTTTATTTTCGAGTAAATTACTTGAAAACGAACTAAATTACAACAGGAACTATACTTTATCGCTTGTATTTAACCAAGCTCACGTGCAAACAATTAAAAAAGTaaccgtaaaaatagaaaaagctaCATGATCATGTAACAGTACTTCGATGTCCCATGTTTCTATTCTGAATATATTATTCTAACATTATGttatcaataaaaatattgGAATTCATTATTCCAAGGAAAAAAGTTTGAATCATTCAATAATAGTTAACGCTAGAAACACCACAGTTGTCAAAATTCGGAAttctttgtaaattttataaatttataatagtgCATTTTTAGAAActtcttgtaatttttaataaagtatATGGGGATGCATTTTTTTATTTCCGTTACACTCTTTACTTTGATTGCATAATTTCGCTTTAATTTTCTTTGGTAGAAATTTTTGGTAGTATTTTAATCgtcggtagttctagcgttaatcaGGCGTGCAGTTGAAAATATCGGTGGCTGAGTGTCGAACGAGGCATGCACGAACGCTGACTGGCGACGTGTGACGCCAGCTCGCACGACAACGGCGACACGCGACTCTTTATATTTCCGCGTGCACAACATATTTGCTACTACATTGATAATCGCACCTTCTCCGAAGGAACGAATGCACGGAGTATTTTGACCCCCACACATACGCCTACGCCTCCCGCGTTCAGGAAGGCACCAACGTACCTGAGAGGAGGTCAATGAAAAGGTTGATCCGAATTTGTGTAAATCGACTTGACATGCAAAGTCAGTCGACTCTTGGATATAAAACGGACGTACAAATGGGGCACAATCAGACAGGTAGAGGCTAGTGTAGATAGGCAGCAGGCAAAGACGACAACCAAGAGAAGCAGCAGGTAGAGAGGCACGCTGTTAGGTAGACAGTTAGGCAGGCAAGGCGGTCTGGTCGCTTTCCACTCCACTTCACTCCACTCCACTACGATATATTACTCTATACTATCGCTTACGTACAATGACATGGCGCACACGACATACCGCAGTCAGTGTACGCATACACTTCACTTCTCTTGAGTGTCCCTCCCTATCACGAGCACACTTCACCGCCTCGCGATCATACACGCGCGATTTCCGCATGTTTTCGTGAATCTTTTTCGTCTGGCGTACCCGCGCATTGTTTTAACCATGTCCCTCGCGGCTTCCTCTAAACTGTGGCTGAACCAGCTCCGTGTTGTAACAAACACGAAAACAAAATATGTACGTATACACAgtgaaagagaggaagagagtcTGATTAAATGGACAGGGGATGACGCGTGCTAGCAGTAACCGCGAAAACGTTCGTGACGATACGCGAATCCCAGACACCAACCTTGAGCTGCTACCTTCCGCGCAAGGAGAAAAAATTCACACCGCCTCTGCGCAAAAATTAACGAGAGTGATTCAATATGGCGGCCTTGTCCGCCGTTGATGTCTTCCCCTCCTCCATCGCTCGTTTCGCCGGGCATCGTCGCCGTCGTCACTCCCCTGCCCCTGTCGCTGTCTCTGTCTCTGCATCGGAGGTGTAATGCCGTCGTGTGTGGGTAAAGAGGGGACCCAGGGGTAGAGGGACGGTGGTACGGTTGGGCGGGAAGAATGGGAGAGAGAAGGGAGGTAGACAGTGGATCTTGTCGCCCCCGTTGGCCCCCGGTATCGTTTATCGGGAAAGCGCCGCCAGCTACGGGGCTTACCGGAAGCACCCCACGGACTTTGTAAATGCGCTACGAAAGGGGCTTGACAGTCGTCTAAACAAATCCACGTGCTTCTGCGCATTCCCTTCTCTTTCGAACTTACACCGGTAACCGCCAATCGAGCCACAGCTACCAAGTATTGGAGGGCATTTCAAATCGAACTGAGTTCAACTTAATACGCCGCCGACCGTGTGAATTAAGCCTCGCTATGTATGATGATCATCACGCTTGTTTGTTTTATAAACGACGTGTGATTGTATTCTTGTTAAATCTAGGCAGCTATGAAGTATACACATTTTCAAATAATAAGATAATTCTTATCTTGTATTTTGTGTAATTGTACAAGACGTATGAAATAAATGTGTGATAAAATTCAAAACAAAAACTAGATGATTTGACAAaacaaaaattgtaaaaataaatatacagaaTGTATCCTTTCTTTTGGATAACAATGGATATTTTATGCCTATTATAAAGATATGTTTTTATTACCAAGAAGAATTGGAACAAATTTATGAATAAATTTAATCTTAAAATGACTATAACCATTGttactataaatataatatttttcgaaAACTTCCAATTTGATTCAGACCTTCACAATAATATGACTAATTAATGATTCATGATGATAATGCACGatgcaaatttatttttcgataCTATTATCAAGAATAAGTTTCGTATATTCAAGAATAATAAGTATAATTCAGTTCAGTATATTTAaggataataatatttatataaattctcATAATTATGTACTTCGAACTTGAGAAAAAAGGGTTGACTACAATGTTTCTGTTTACTTGGAATTTGACATTGGAACACCTAATAATAGATAAGTGGTAATCGGATTAACTATCATAAGAAGTTAAAAGTAACGCTGTAAAGCTTACATTCTCATTAGGACAAACTTTCcagaaaaaataaatttcacaaaAGGTTATTATAAACAAATGGTATTAATCATAAGTAAAATGCtatttaaatacaaatttttaattctaacttTACCTTTCCTTATCAATTATCGATAGATATCAACAGGTACAGAGACAAACACAACACAAGTCGCTTTATGCCATGCATAATTTATTAATCGATCgatacatttttaaaaattgattgATACTTGCGAAAACATTTGATTTCTATAATCAAAGAAGTAGTGTATAAATCATAGACCGGCGTACAATTCTACGGGATGTTGAAGTTGAAAGAATACTGATATTTGtttgtttccttttcttttacGCGACGATATTAACGGTTTTGCGTGTTACAAATGCTTGTTCGGAGGTTATGTAGTCCACGTACGAAAGAAAAAGACGGGTAGAACACAAATGGGTAGTCGTTAATGATCGTGGACAATTACAGCTGCGTTACAAATGATCGATTCTCAAATCGTTCGTGACAAATGTTCCAACGACCAGTTCCTGTTCTTCTCCTCGAAATATACCTTTTCAGTGAAAGAAAGGTACACTTTCAGAAACATGAAGATGGGAACTCTTCTGTCACGAATGATAGGAAAAGTTGGCGTTGTAGCTTGATCGGAAGGACAACAGGCGCAATACACGAGTATTTACAAATACACATACTTCGCTGCAACAGATTACAAAACGGATCGAGGAATAAAAGTACGTATTTTCAAAAAGGAACGTACCGTATGCGAATTACTTTATCATCATTCTATGTCGCTCAACAGGAGTGGGACAGACATACAGGCAAGCGGAGAATTCGACAAAAATCGGAATCTTTCACCATTTTaatgatattataaaaaatgttgaatatctaaaaaagaaattttcttcaaaaagaaaatatttctcaagtaaagatatacatataaatttatatttatatagttGATATTTCGATATTTGTTTATTGCCCGGCTTCCCTAATTCGTATGCATCTTTGAAGTGGTTTTACCGGAATACGTAAATGGAAAAACAGATAATACGGTGAACACATATGCGcgtacgcgcgcgcgcgcgcgcgcgtgtgtgtgtgtgatatCTACATATATGTAGTTCGTGTGCGGGTATCtctacatataatataatataatatgtatatgctTATAATAGTTCACTTGTAGAAACCTTTTGTGAATACGTTATATATGTATGAAGtattctgaaatttcattactGTAACGAGGTCCGATTACCATGACCATATTGATAAAGCataaaacaaatctgaaaatgtgcACAAAACCTAcaagtatatacatatttcgTAAAGGTCATAAGGTACTTAAACAACCAATTTCAGTATTATTTTggtaatatttaatgtattatttaaattaatggATATTTTGTAACTTCTATAAGCATTTTCATAttgatttcaataattttacCAATACAATCATGACAGTTGTGTTTCATTACAGTgacaatgaaatttgaaaatgttttatgTAACAGACATAGCATgtacataaaagttttctatacTAAATGTTCAAATATGGTATGCTACTGTATACATGTCGAGATGTGTGTCGACTTTTCCGTTGTCCAATAATAATCCCGCCTACTTTGCCACTAAGTTGATCGCACGAAGAAGAGAATGTTACAAAATCAGGTACCACGTTGAATACCGACGAATGTATAGTCGGCTTCGCGAACGTTCCGcggctacatatatatatttatatacacatcGATAGTCGGAATACATGTACCTGGGTATTAATTACTCCAAACAAGCGTGCCTATCCTATACACTTTCCTTCTATATTACGCTCGTAAGGTAACCGTGAGGCACGATGGGTTTTCGTCTTGTTTTCCTTTTTCTGTTTCTCACATTGCCATGTGAACTACAGCGGAAACGAGTTTTTCACGTGCAAAAAACAGAGAAGTAGGACCGCGAAAGGTCGAGGACAGCGAACTTCATTTTGCAACGTTTATACGATATCAACAACAAAATGTTGCAATGAAAAATTCTTTTCCTATTTATGTGACTCGTGTCTCACGAATAATGGCGCATCGAACAAGTTCAATGCACTATCCGTTAAAAATGCTTTGTTGACTGGATTAACACGTTGACTACCATGCGaattttatattgtattttaagttgGGAGCTGCAACACACCATAATTACACCTATATACAACATAATTGtgaatttttatgcgtttacCTATAAGAAATTTGAAAGTTCAAAACTGCACAAAATGTACATaacatgaaaaaatatataaaatgtccaAAGTATAGTGTTTTCTATAATACTTtgtaggtaaaacaattttctaccgagcttttacttttttaattctattctcaaaaatataaatttgcataaaaatccggtCTAATCATAACattcaatttttgaaaaatattacataCATTTTAATTGTGTACCTTTTTCTGATAATGTTATCTAAATCATTCACATTGTTGAAAATTTGCTAATCCATCTTATCTTATCTTAATCATTCTAAAAAGTTTAGTAAAACGTGAATCACCGATGACCACCGTGGCAGTTAACGTGTTAAGATCGACTTTGAGTTACACAGCTCTTTTGCATCTTCCACTATTCGTATCGATTCACTTTCCACGGCGTTCCATTAGGTTCATAGACTCTCTCAGTGCCGAAACGCGCGTTCTCGTAACGGTTCGCGGGAGGCAAGAATTTCGAGCCGATCGGCGCGTGCAGTAAACGCCCATTGGCGTTTGGTAGATATGGACAACGAATACAATAATGTCTCTTGCATCGAGACACGTCCAATCGTTTTGTAccttacatatatattataacgccaAAAGAATTGAGTCTCTCGTTACGATACAGCTCCCTGAGTATCGTTTgacatattttgtaatattttttcgaCTACAAAAAATAATTACATACTGACAAATAGATTGCGGATGTTTGTGCACTCATAGAAAGTTTGGAGATGTCAAAATGCATATAATTCATGTGATATGTAAAAATACATAAGGCATCCAAAGTATAATTAATCGTCATATCTAATACTTAGTGAGCGAAACAAATTTCTGTCAAACatctattattttaatttttcataaactTCCATGAAAATCCGCATTCTATTGAGAAGATGTTGGAAACTAAATAACCTCTTTATGGTTTACTGTATTAGTCGAATTCGTGACATGAGCTTAGTTTGAACACTGGACGCTCGGCAGCGAAAGTTTAACTGTACGAAGCGTAAATAACATCTATTGTTCAATGCATAGAAAAACGTATTAAGACAAACGTAATGGAACTccgtttcattttcatttttaatccgATATACaagtttccttttcttcttttccaaattttaaaaacgtcgtttaataaataatagacGACTTTAATAATAGAGACACACCGATGTTTACGATACCACTCGTTCGCGGCGCTACGAGTTTCGATTACACACGGAAAACACGAGCGTAAACGCAAAGTCGGTTTTGTAATCGATTTGCCGAGTTAAATTCAAGCAACGACCTTGAGGACTCGAAAGAAACGTCTCGTAAGCATCgttcacacacgcacgcacacatacACATTTTCTTTGTTAGCTTCGTATCATCAAATAAAATAActtggaaaaagaaaaacaatggcgattataagtatatatatatatatatatattaatacgtaGAGATACATATTACATGGAGATTGGTTCCTTTTTAGACAACATTTCGCGACGAATCGCAAGTAACAGTAAAAGGAGACTTCCTTTGATTTTCTTTCTCCCACCCTTGCCCCTGTTTAAACCTTCATTGGATTTTTACCGCGTCAgcaaaaaataaagttgttcGCGTTACATTTGATTTATTTCTGCGAATCACACGTTGATACACTCTACGAATTCTTTAAATGTTATCTAAATTCGATGTTGAATCGATATCATGAAAGAAAGATTCGTTAGAAGAACCAAAAACAGTAGGACGCCATATAAAGTGATAAAAAAAATGCTACCGCCCTTGTATAACATAACTTAGAAAATAACAATGAAAGCGAAATGAAATACTTTTTAAGGAAAGAGTACCAGAAAAAACGTTTACAAtaaagaaaatacaaatacTGACATTAAAGAAAATTTAACCGACGAAAAAGCTACTAATATTCAAAAAGTGATgtcgaaattaattttaagtGATTCCGAGAGTGATAAAATTTTAACTTCACTTACACTTTTATTTTAAGTTACGTTCTATACATATAGTGAAGAAAACTTCACTGCTTCAAAATAAACTAAAAGACATATTACCTTCTATTATATTAAACAAaaaactttttatttaattttaacctTTTACGCTTTGAGTCTCATATAACACAGAACGTATCTTCCGTGTTATAGGGGGTCCTACTGTACTtggaaaataaaagagaaacgaaTAATTCGAATATAAAGTTGAAATACCAAAGAAGAAATAAGCGTGTCGTATTGTATTACGCGTGTCATTATCTTTCTTCCGAGATATCTTGAAGACATAAGAACCGTCGAAATACGAGTTAGAAATCAATGACTTGAGATTGGAGAATGCCATCAACAACGCGGAAGAAAATAATGGAACAGGTGCACTAGACAGGGCTCGCTTGACGCGTTTAGATATCGCACGTTCAGTCTCGAAAACAGCAAGTCCAAACACCGTTGCATTCATCTTTCTAACGCGATACAACATCGAGTCACTGTTTTTACGCATTTAACTCGATCGAAACGTTATTCAACTACACACATATATGTCGTtactattatatgtataaacatTAACCTCTGAAACACCGAGATT
This portion of the Bombus affinis isolate iyBomAffi1 chromosome 1, iyBomAffi1.2, whole genome shotgun sequence genome encodes:
- the LOC126919158 gene encoding transcriptional repressor p66-beta isoform X1, whose translation is MSLVAEFERMEAMDLDGDAVVDLSVSSSSRRNSPSITVNSGDVGVPLDLGVHFSSSPNVDNNMPEARNIQNAARGILAPKSGDDRKTRRNLRPRIEISYAETPDERRINGYVNGNADSDEGDMPPLPPIKELSSDELAERERTLRKLREELRSEEMKLVLLKKLRQSQQLKENIAAVPKVPSKLPPPVTVQPAPHSNVPVSSHRTGKAPPPLLRGQPAPSRSSSLHAPPPGMLLPPTVGRSSTSSTGMPPNMVIPQPPHPRGRPPSATPNVSNYHAPADRTERSTKDPTPTPAHQVSKLLVGPQENKTTASLSTPVISEQERPRDDNQTPAQRQAAAKLALRKQLEKTLLQIPPPKPPPPEMHFVPNPSNTEFIYLVGLEHVVDFITKEPAIPPPPEPFECTQCKTDFTPVWKWEKPVTGGKKEGPRGQHATFQRPPAGRDPRVICEHCVTTNVKKALKAEHTNRLKTAFVKALQQEQEIEQRLAQAACPSPDPPAPKPVPKAATPTRRVATPPAPPPQVPPAPTLAQTPPTPKLQEHPLVKLAESGKFSPHHAAAAALQQQLLRELAKNPVPGLPPHQPLPAHMMPPFTSILYPYQIAMAQAGGKGLAELQRQAADLQRQYLLDMIPSQASQAQGNQAPPRAHPHNWKT
- the LOC126919158 gene encoding transcriptional repressor p66-beta isoform X2 — encoded protein: MSLVAEFERMEAMDLDGDAVVDLSVSSSRRNSPSITVNSGDVGVPLDLGVHFSSSPNVDNNMPEARNIQNAARGILAPKSGDDRKTRRNLRPRIEISYAETPDERRINGYVNGNADSDEGDMPPLPPIKELSSDELAERERTLRKLREELRSEEMKLVLLKKLRQSQQLKENIAAVPKVPSKLPPPVTVQPAPHSNVPVSSHRTGKAPPPLLRGQPAPSRSSSLHAPPPGMLLPPTVGRSSTSSTGMPPNMVIPQPPHPRGRPPSATPNVSNYHAPADRTERSTKDPTPTPAHQVSKLLVGPQENKTTASLSTPVISEQERPRDDNQTPAQRQAAAKLALRKQLEKTLLQIPPPKPPPPEMHFVPNPSNTEFIYLVGLEHVVDFITKEPAIPPPPEPFECTQCKTDFTPVWKWEKPVTGGKKEGPRGQHATFQRPPAGRDPRVICEHCVTTNVKKALKAEHTNRLKTAFVKALQQEQEIEQRLAQAACPSPDPPAPKPVPKAATPTRRVATPPAPPPQVPPAPTLAQTPPTPKLQEHPLVKLAESGKFSPHHAAAAALQQQLLRELAKNPVPGLPPHQPLPAHMMPPFTSILYPYQIAMAQAGGKGLAELQRQAADLQRQYLLDMIPSQASQAQGNQAPPRAHPHNWKT
- the LOC126919158 gene encoding transcriptional repressor p66-beta isoform X8 translates to MSLVAEFERMEAMDLDGDAVVDLSVSSSSRRNSPSITVNSGDVGVPLDLGVHFSSSPNVDNNMPEARNIQNAARGILAPKSGDDRKTRRNLRPRIEISYAETPDERRINGYVNGNADSDEGDMPPLPPIKELSSDELAERERTLRKLREELRSEEMKLVLLKKLRQSQQLKENIAAVPKVPSKLPPPVTVQPAPHSNVPVSSHRTGKAPPPLLRGQPAPSRSSSLHAPPPGMLLPPTVGRSSTSSTGMPPNMVIPQPPHPRGRPPSATPNVSNYHAPADRTERSTKDPTPTPAHQVSKERPRDDNQTPAQRQAAAKLALRKQLEKTLLQIPPPKPPPPEMHFVPNPSNTEFIYLVGLEHVVDFITKEPAIPPPPEPFECTQCKTDFTPVWKWEKPVTGGKKEGPRGQHATFQRPPAGRDPRVICEHCVTTNVKKALKAEHTNRLKTAFVKALQQEQEIEQRLAQAACPSPDPPAPKPVPKAATPTRRVATPPAPPPQVPPAPTLAQTPPTPKLQEHPLVKLAESGKFSPHHAAAAALQQQLLRELAKNPVPGLPPHQPLPAHMMPPFTSILYPYQIAMAQAGGKGLAELQRQAADLQRQYLLDMIPSQASQAQGNQAPPRAHPHNWKT
- the LOC126919158 gene encoding transcriptional repressor p66-beta isoform X9 codes for the protein MSLVAEFERMEAMDLDGDAVVDLSVSSSSRRNSPSITVNSGDVGVPLDLGVHFSSSPNVDNNMPEARNIQNAARGILAPKSGDDRKTRRNLRPRIEISYAETPDERRINGYVNGNADSDEGDMPPLPPIKELSSDELAERERTLRKLREELRSEEMKLVLLKKLRQSQQLKENIAAVPKVPSKLPPPVTVQPAPHSNVPVSSHRTGKAPPPLLRGQPAPSRSSSLHAPPPGMLLPPTVGRSSTSSTGMPPNMVIPQPPHPRGRPPSATPNVSNYHAPADRTERSTKDPTPTPAHQERPRDDNQTPAQRQAAAKLALRKQLEKTLLQIPPPKPPPPEMHFVPNPSNTEFIYLVGLEHVVDFITKEPAIPPPPEPFECTQCKTDFTPVWKWEKPVTGGKKEGPRGQHATFQRPPAGRDPRVICEHCVTTNVKKALKAEHTNRLKTAFVKALQQEQEIEQRLAQAACPSPDPPAPKPVPKAATPTRRVATPPAPPPQVPPAPTLAQTPPTPKLQEHPLVKLAESGKFSPHHAAAAALQQQLLRELAKNPVPGLPPHQPLPAHMMPPFTSILYPYQIAMAQAGGKGLAELQRQAADLQRQYLLDMIPSQASQAQGNQAPPRAHPHNWKT
- the LOC126919158 gene encoding transcriptional repressor p66-beta isoform X6, with amino-acid sequence MEAMDLDGDAVVDLSVSSSSRRNSPSITVNSGDVGVPLDLGVHFSSSPNVDNNMPEARNIQNAARGILAPKSGDDRKTRRNLRPRIEISYAETPDERRINGYVNGNADSDEGDMPPLPPIKELSSDELAERERTLRKLREELRSEEMKLVLLKKLRQSQQLKENIAAVPKVPSKLPPPVTVQPAPHSNVPVSSHRTGKAPPPLLRGQPAPSRSSSLHAPPPGMLLPPTVGRSSTSSTGMPPNMVIPQPPHPRGRPPSATPNVSNYHAPADRTERSTKDPTPTPAHQVSKLLVGPQENKTTASLSTPVISEQERPRDDNQTPAQRQAAAKLALRKQLEKTLLQIPPPKPPPPEMHFVPNPSNTEFIYLVGLEHVVDFITKEPAIPPPPEPFECTQCKTDFTPVWKWEKPVTGGKKEGPRGQHATFQRPPAGRDPRVICEHCVTTNVKKALKAEHTNRLKTAFVKALQQEQEIEQRLAQAACPSPDPPAPKPVPKAATPTRRVATPPAPPPQVPPAPTLAQTPPTPKLQEHPLVKLAESGKFSPHHAAAAALQQQLLRELAKNPVPGLPPHQPLPAHMMPPFTSILYPYQIAMAQAGGKGLAELQRQAADLQRQYLLDMIPSQASQAQGNQAPPRAHPHNWKT